The following coding sequences lie in one Capnocytophaga stomatis genomic window:
- a CDS encoding sigma-54-dependent transcriptional regulator → MNPILLVEDDITFAKMLTRFLERNGYRVEECGTLEEAKKKISPFTKMVFTDLRLPDGDGIILLKEIKASYPEIPVIVMTGYAEVSTAVEAMKLGAFDYISKPFQQEDVLNVIKNADKSKSPKIITPSLPRVREEKELKLPEKDTSFVEGVSLASKKLNEFISLVAPTDMSVLITGESGTGKEVVAKSIHLKSERANKPFIAVDCGAIPKEIASSEFFGHIKGSFTGAISDKKGHFEEANGGTIFLDEVGNLSYENQIQLLRALQERRIKPIGSSKEIEVDIRVLAATNEDLLTAVEKGQFREDLYHRLNEFSIKVPSLQERKDDLMIFASHFLEVANQKLRKQIYGFSEKAVQRMLLYPWNGNLRELSNVIKRATLLAQGNYITEDDLPEEIVSETHNVIAEKISYSTKDNEKELIISALKESQNNKTEAAKLLNITRKTLYNKLKAYDIDL, encoded by the coding sequence ATGAATCCTATTCTTTTGGTAGAGGATGATATTACGTTTGCAAAAATGTTAACTCGTTTTTTGGAACGAAACGGATACAGAGTAGAAGAGTGCGGTACTTTAGAAGAAGCCAAGAAAAAAATAAGTCCTTTTACAAAAATGGTTTTCACGGATTTGCGTCTTCCCGATGGCGATGGAATCATTTTACTTAAGGAAATCAAAGCCTCATATCCTGAAATTCCTGTGATTGTAATGACGGGTTACGCCGAGGTTTCCACAGCCGTTGAAGCAATGAAATTAGGAGCATTTGACTATATATCAAAACCTTTTCAGCAAGAAGACGTACTGAATGTAATCAAAAATGCAGACAAATCAAAATCTCCAAAAATCATAACTCCTTCTTTGCCAAGAGTAAGAGAGGAGAAAGAATTGAAATTACCTGAAAAAGACACTTCTTTCGTGGAAGGTGTCAGCCTTGCGTCGAAGAAATTGAATGAATTTATCAGTTTGGTTGCTCCTACTGATATGTCAGTTTTAATCACGGGAGAAAGTGGCACGGGGAAAGAAGTGGTCGCAAAGTCAATTCATCTTAAAAGTGAAAGAGCCAACAAACCTTTCATCGCAGTGGATTGCGGAGCTATTCCTAAGGAAATTGCATCAAGTGAATTTTTCGGACATATAAAAGGTTCATTTACAGGGGCAATTAGCGACAAAAAAGGACATTTCGAGGAAGCTAACGGAGGAACGATTTTTCTGGACGAAGTGGGAAATTTGAGCTACGAGAATCAAATACAACTACTTAGGGCTCTGCAAGAAAGAAGAATAAAACCGATAGGAAGTTCTAAAGAAATTGAGGTAGATATAAGAGTTTTGGCGGCAACCAATGAAGATTTACTTACAGCTGTCGAAAAAGGGCAATTCCGAGAGGATTTATACCATCGTTTGAATGAATTTTCCATAAAAGTGCCGTCTTTGCAAGAGCGTAAAGATGATTTGATGATTTTTGCATCTCATTTTCTGGAGGTTGCGAATCAAAAATTACGTAAGCAAATCTATGGTTTTTCTGAAAAAGCAGTGCAAAGAATGCTTTTGTACCCTTGGAACGGAAATTTGCGAGAGCTTTCTAACGTGATAAAAAGAGCTACGTTATTGGCTCAAGGGAACTACATTACAGAGGATGATTTGCCAGAAGAAATAGTTTCGGAAACACATAATGTCATTGCCGAAAAAATATCTTATTCGACTAAGGATAATGAAAAGGAACTAATCATAAGTGCCTTAAAAGAGTCACAAAATAACAAAACAGAAGCCGCAAAACTATTAAATATAACTCGTAAAACGCTCTATAACAAGCTTAAAGCCTACGATATAGATTTGTAA